A single Myxocyprinus asiaticus isolate MX2 ecotype Aquarium Trade chromosome 50, UBuf_Myxa_2, whole genome shotgun sequence DNA region contains:
- the LOC127439113 gene encoding uncharacterized protein LOC127439113 has translation MKKGSLNFLGRKNQSLFGTNVEFKDMGNVELLLNSAAVPESGTAKVRSRPTVKHFTSSDGAQGFAVPTPKVPILPPLNEPKMNGTGSTARLPNGGMLSIPEMIKGEILVPPPPSSAPPPPPPSSTAPRPPSFIPPPPKFFGEMDPSIDLASLQPPPMQPPKPPSRSGSEYSADVGLASLKPPPMAPPKPPSDTSSLRGSISSLDIQDIPECPKFTPPPPPGTKPPPVLPKAQKAPPLKPFRMSSIPNMEIQPQEPTPPAASTKTPSSFNPQNTPTLSSFNPQNSPKLSSFNPQNSPKLSSFNPQNSPSPSSFNPQNTAKLYNVQKSTLLIGQDGEKQAQSILLLEDSAGNPVGVHVKGNGGKSPGSFQPVQSVALPAKPARHGSTANLLQNDQTDMAENFQVDGSSQSAKTETIINPEPVRAPTPQNVPNETPTAIKVSPIIEKKPSAQPDASQMKPPVEFPGRSHRHSPLLNHRHLNRNGVGSAKKESSASPFALLMAAKERDKQRTNLSQQNSGLAEPLNSVIQPSPTQQNSFTVIPRDPMSDRPTVELKPATNTPPIVPPSPKAEVPNVSFSKPVLNPAPSPNFTPKLNPTLQPSSTPLLSFTPQQSPAHRPVNGSVGGQSVLVRDVESGEELPFIPPPPEFANFDLEDEPPGPLPSHHAPAPPVKTAPLPAKPSLPAPPAPTTNRPLMAPKPKPPSCPPKAPGPPPNVLPKPPVQTNPAPPPAQTPPSVAANQATLLSILQKKMLEMDPKFSNVKKLDFNDDWNSPLSDDEGMSPAAGSKPLQNLSPTLPAQPRGLDMKELETKAAKKAQNSANSTKSQNSNGPSNKQQFGMTFTVRPGSKQPIIPLIKDGSP, from the exons ATGAAGAAAGGTTCGCTGAATTTCTTGGGTCGGAAGAATCAGTCTCTATTCGGCACCAATGTGGAATTCAAGGACATGG GTAATGTGGAGCTGCTGTTGAACTCGGCTGCCGTACCAGAATCAGGAACCGCTAAAGTTCGTTCTCGGCCGACGGTCAAACACTTCACG TCATCTGATGGAGCGCAGGGCTTCGCTGTTCCAACTCCGAAGGTTCCTATTCTACCGCCCCTCAACGAACCCAAAATGAACGGGACAG GAAGTACTGCAAGGCTCCCAAATGGAGGAATGCTTTCCATCCCTGAAATGATCAAGGGGGAAATACTTGTACCTCCTCCGCCCAGCTCGgcccctcctccccctccaccctCATCTACTGCCCCGCGTCCTCCTTCATTTATTCCACCCCCACCTAAGTTCTTTGGTGAAATGGATCCTTCTATAGACCTTGCTAGCCTGCAGCCTCCTCCAATGCAGCCCCCAAAGCCTCCATCACGAAGCGGTTCAGAGTACAGTGCAGATGTGGGCTTGGCCTCCCTGAAACCTCCTCCTATGGCTCCTCCAAAACCTCCATCTGACACTTCCAGCCTCAGAGGGTCCATCTCCAGTCTTGATATCCAAGATATCCCTGAATGTCCTAAATTCACCCCACCACCTCCCCCTGGGACGAAACCGCCACCCGTTCTACCCAAAGCCCAGAAAGCGCCACCTCTGAAACCCTTCAGGATGTCCTCCATACCTAATATGGAGATCCAGCCCCAAGAACCAACCCCACCTGCTGCCTCCACCAAAACACCGTCCAGCTTCAACCCTCAGAACACCCCAACGCTATCTAGCTTCAACCCCCAGAACAGCCCAAAGTTGTCCAGCTTCAACCCCCAGAACAGCCCAAAGTTGTCCAGCTTCAACCCCCAGAACAGCCCATCACCATCCAGCTTTAATCCCCAGAACACTGCCAAACTCTATAATGTGCAAAAGAGCACACTACTGATTGGCCAAGACGGGGAAAAGCAAGCCCAGTCAATTCTTCTACTAGAAGATTCTGCTGGAAACCCAGTTGGTGTTCATGTCAAAGGGAATGGTGGGAAAAGTCCTGGATCTTTCCAACCGGTTCAGTCGGTGGCGCTGCCTGCCAAACCAGCCCGTCATGGCAGCACCGCAAATCTACTGCAAAATGACCAGACAGACATGGCTGAGAATTTCCAGGTAGATGGTTCAAGTCAATCAGCCAAAACAGAGACCATAATCAACCCTGAACCTGTGAGGGCACCTACCCCACAAAACGTCCCCAACGAGACTCCAACAGCAATAAAAGTCTCGCCCATAATAGAAAAGAAGCCTTCAGCTCAACCTGATGCAAGTCAGATGAAGCCTCCGGTTGAGTTTCCTGGCAGATCTCACAGGCACAGTCCCCTCCTGAACCATCGACATCTCAACAGGAATGGTGTTGGCTCGGCGAAGAAAGAGTCTTCAGCATCACCTTTCGCCCTACTGATGGCCGCCAAGGAAAGAGACAAGCAGAGAACAAATCTATCCCAACAGAACAGTGGCTTGGCTGAGCCTCTGAATTCTGTGATCCAACCCAGTCCAACCCAACAAAACTCCTTTACTGTCATTCCTCGAGACCCAATGTCAGACAGACCAACGGTGGAACTAAAACCTGCTACAAACACACCACCAATCGTCCCACCATCCCCAAAAGCAGAGGTTCCAAATGTGTCTTTTTCAAAGCCTGTGTTAAACCCTGCCCCTTCACCAAACTTTACCCCTAAACTAAACCCAACCCTTCAACCAAGCTCCACCCCTCTGCTAAGCTTCACCCCTCAACAAAGCCCAGCCCATCGTCCAGTGAATGGCTCAGTTGGGGGGCAGAGTGTCTTAGTTAGGGATGTTGAAAGCGGAGAAGAATTGCCGTTCATTCCACCACCCCCTGAATTCGCCAATTTCGACCTTGAAGATGAACCTCCAGGTCCCTTGCCAAGTCACCACGCTCCGGCCCCCCCTGTGAAAACTGCCCCTCTACCAGCCAAGCCTTCCTTACCTGCTCCACCTGCTCCAACTACAAACAGGCCCCTAATGGCCCCAAAACCTAAACCGCCCAGCTGTCCTCCTAAAGCCCCAGGCCCTCCACCAAATGTCCTACCTAAACCTCCTGTTCAAACTAATCCCGCCCCACCACCCGCACAAACTCCTCCATCTGTCGCAGCTAATCAGGCGACGCTTCTCAGCATCCTGCAGAAGAAGATGTTAGAAATGGATCCTAAGTTCTCAAATGTCAAAAAGTTGGACTTCAACGATGACTGGAACTCCCCACTGTCTGATGATGAGGGAATGTCACCCGCTGCTGGATCCAAACCTCTACAAAACCTTAGCCCCACGCTGCCAGCACAACCTCGCGGTCTGGACATGAAGGAACTGGAAACTAAAGCGGCCAAAAAAGCTCAAAACTCGGCCAATTCAACTAAATCACAGAACAG TAATGGACCGTCTAACAAACagcagtttggaatgacattcaCCGTCAGACCAGGAAGCAAACAACCAATCATACCCTTGATCAAAGACGGTTCACCCTGA
- the LOC127439088 gene encoding G0/G1 switch protein 2-like, with the protein MDIMETVREIIPFVMEILRQKASRGVLKVYLLGSVLALLGCVLGLLELFYMPFTFVDPLDPERGSLMAWIQEPEAALSHREKKLKLTGLRSEKATRTSANRLHTS; encoded by the coding sequence ATGGATATTATGGAGACCGTCAGAGAAATCATCCCTTTCGTGATGGAAATACTACGCCAGAAAGCGAGCCGGGGTGTGCTGAAGGTCTATCTGTTGGGGTCTGTCCTGGCTCTTCTGGGGTGTGTTTTAGGGCTGCTGGAGCTGTTTTACATGCCCTTTACCTTTGTTGACCCATTAGACCCGGAGCGGGGCTCTCTGATGGCCTGGATACAGGAGCCTGAAGCAGCACTGAGTCACCGGGAGAAAAAACTCAAACTCACGGGTCTAAGATCTGAAAAAGCGACCAGAACCTCTGCCAACCGTCTGCACACTTCATAA
- the LOC127439152 gene encoding methylosome protein 50-like codes for MIKENRWNIPVNAPACMERHLDAVDYRSDGTLLLAASSLSGRCWQGSVWVYSDPKLAPSEGFCKTGVQTEAGVTDAHWISDRAVLLASDAGSVELWELSEDERLLVNRFSRDEHDDVVTAVSVTAGRQHAVSCSMDSRIKVWDLNQETVISSYNAHSLPVTCVSCSPVDESLFLSCAQDGRLLMWDRRKPKPATRLDVVSPSCCPTAVVWHPHQSNTIAYGDELGRVTVKDLQASDAEQTINVHTRRVSRLAFSSDSSPLLASISDDCSTAVVTAELREIFRDRRHQDFVRGVCWVPGGSGVLTTVGWDHQVLHHSPTQQSSAS; via the exons ATGATTAAAGAGAACCGCTGGAATATTCCCGTGAACGCTCCGGCGTGTATGGAGAGACATTTAGATGCGGTAGATTACAGAAGCG ATGGCACGTTGCTGTTGGCGGCGTCCAGTCTGTCGGGTCGCTGCTGGCAGGGCTCAGTGTGGGTGTACAGTGACCCTAAACTTGCCCCGAGTGAGGGCTTCTGTAAGACAGGAGTTCAGACTGAAGCTGGAGtcactgacgctcactggatatCAGACAGAGCCGTGCTGCTCGCGTCAGACGCCG GTTCAGTTGAATTATGGGAGCTGTCTGAAGACGAGCGTCTGCTGGTGAACCGATTCAGTCGTGATGAACATGATGATGTGGTGACGGCGGTCAGTGTGACTGCGGGGCGACAGCACGCGGTGAGCTGCAGTATGGACAGCAG AATTAAAGTGTGGGATCTGAACCAGGAGACTGTGATCAGCTCATATAATG CTCACTCTCTGCCGGTCACTTGTGTTTCGTGTTCTCCTGTGGACGAGTCTCTCTTCCTGTCCTGCGCTCAA GACGGCCGACTGCTGATGTGGGACAGACGCAAACCCAAACCAGCTACACGCCTGG ACGTGGTTTCCCCAAGCTGCTGTCCTACTGCCGTCGTCTGGCACCCTCATCAAAGCAACACCATTGCATACG GTGATGAACTGGGGCGAGTGACTGTGAAAGATCTGCAGGCGTCAGACGCCGAACAGACAATAAACGTTCACACTCGCCGAGTTTCAAGACTGGCGTTCTCATCGGACAG TTCCCCCCTTTTGGCCTCTATCAGCGATGATTGCTCCACTGCCGTGGttactgcagagctcagagaaat TTTCAGGGACAGACGACACCAGGATTTTGTGCGAGGTGTGTGCTGGGTTCCTGGCGGGTCGGGCGTGTTGACCACCGTCGGCTGGGACCATCAGGTGCTTCATCACAGTCCCACTCAGCAATCATCAGCGTCATAG